A part of Fimbriiglobus ruber genomic DNA contains:
- a CDS encoding carbon-nitrogen hydrolase family protein produces MIIALASPPVASSVDDGLDNVRQSLSEASAQGAEVVCFPEAYLPGLRGVDIEVPPYDEAQQERVLRVVAEWARTYKVATILGMERLTSAGRQIAAVVFSAAGEVMGYQTKNQIAPSEDPFYVPGHTRQPFEVNGVKFGIAICHEGWRYPETVRWAAVRGAKIVFHPQHTGSDQTGPRLTEWGAAANPYYEKAMMCRGLENAIYFASVNYGLRYQESATSLVGPTGECVAHLPYGQAGVLVRAVDPAAATGVYAKRYAPERYQEASEG; encoded by the coding sequence TTGATCATCGCACTCGCCTCACCTCCGGTCGCCAGTTCAGTCGATGACGGCCTGGACAACGTCCGGCAGTCGCTCTCCGAGGCGTCCGCCCAGGGCGCGGAGGTCGTCTGCTTCCCGGAGGCGTACCTCCCGGGTCTGCGCGGCGTGGACATCGAAGTCCCGCCCTACGATGAGGCGCAACAGGAACGGGTGCTCCGTGTCGTGGCGGAGTGGGCGCGAACGTACAAGGTGGCGACCATCCTCGGCATGGAACGGCTCACGAGCGCGGGCCGACAGATCGCCGCCGTCGTCTTCTCGGCCGCCGGCGAGGTGATGGGGTATCAGACCAAGAATCAGATCGCCCCGAGCGAAGACCCGTTCTACGTCCCCGGTCACACCCGGCAGCCGTTCGAGGTCAACGGCGTGAAGTTCGGCATCGCGATCTGCCACGAGGGCTGGCGGTATCCCGAGACGGTGAGGTGGGCGGCCGTCCGCGGGGCCAAGATCGTCTTCCACCCGCAGCACACGGGGAGCGACCAGACCGGACCGCGCCTGACAGAATGGGGGGCGGCGGCCAACCCCTATTACGAGAAGGCGATGATGTGCCGCGGCCTGGAGAACGCGATCTACTTCGCCAGCGTCAACTATGGGCTGCGCTACCAGGAGTCGGCCACCAGCCTCGTCGGCCCGACGGGCGAATGTGTGGCGCACCTGCCCTACGGCCAAGCCGGCGTGCTGGTGCGGGCCGTCGACCCGGCGGCCGCCACGGGCGTGTACGCCAAGCGATACGCGCCGGAGCGGTATCAGGAAGCCAGCGAGGGGTGA
- a CDS encoding DUF2314 domain-containing protein — protein sequence MSDSESAPVFLSDKNDPEMRKAHENARASFRYFWREMSWERRRIIPALDVAAVKAPFTDGKQPAGAPDNPEVEHMWLAEVDFDGRAVSGVLLNDPNWLTSVKKGDAVRLPLGEISDWMYAITGEVFGGYTVNLLRSRMGRQERQQHDGAWGLNFGDPAKIRVAPEPGKGGLLKSLFGKREPVTDEHPMSEAMASSLTDQLKEDPSLASTKDDKGWTLLHQEALAGSLATVKVLLAAGADKNAVTDHGMTPLQLARSLDWEKVVALLK from the coding sequence ATGAGCGATTCCGAATCGGCCCCGGTCTTTCTGTCAGATAAAAACGACCCCGAGATGCGAAAGGCTCACGAGAACGCCCGCGCGAGCTTTCGCTACTTCTGGCGGGAAATGTCGTGGGAGCGGCGGCGCATCATCCCGGCCCTGGACGTGGCGGCCGTCAAAGCCCCCTTCACCGACGGCAAGCAACCGGCCGGCGCGCCGGACAACCCCGAAGTGGAACACATGTGGCTGGCCGAGGTCGATTTCGACGGCCGGGCCGTGAGCGGTGTCCTTCTGAACGACCCGAACTGGCTGACGTCGGTCAAGAAGGGGGACGCGGTCCGGCTCCCGCTCGGCGAGATCAGCGACTGGATGTACGCGATCACCGGCGAGGTGTTCGGGGGTTACACGGTCAACCTCCTGCGGTCGCGGATGGGCCGGCAGGAACGCCAGCAACACGACGGCGCCTGGGGCCTGAACTTCGGCGACCCGGCGAAAATCCGCGTCGCGCCCGAGCCGGGCAAAGGCGGATTACTGAAATCGTTGTTCGGCAAACGGGAACCCGTCACCGACGAACACCCCATGAGCGAAGCCATGGCATCGTCCCTGACGGACCAGTTGAAGGAAGACCCGTCCCTGGCGTCCACGAAAGACGACAAGGGGTGGACACTGCTGCACCAGGAAGCGCTCGCGGGCAGCCTGGCCACGGTGAAGGTGCTGCTGGCCGCCGGCGCCGACAAGAACGCGGTCACAGACCACGGCATGACGCCGCTGCAACTGGCGCGGTCCCTCGACTGGGAGAAGGTCGTGGCACTTCTCAAGTGA
- a CDS encoding trypsin-like peptidase domain-containing protein — protein MAISVTCPGCKAVYPVAENMVGKSIKCKKCDDVIPVVAPAAVARPVAAARVAQAVPAKPVAAKLAPTAKDDARPARTARRPRDEDEDAADEDRPRDKAKGKKPAKKGPPIVLILGVAVLFFVVVGGGIAAFFAFGSGDKPTEVVVLPGDENKAFAQAMNQAMAQAGQTPAGPGAATPAAPVATPTVGKKPDPAAAKAEVTPTPAAPKPPASAYKPAVPVARPSVASLPSSPPATNRDAPEPLAMAKCKNAAVYIEVEDNKGGGGSGSGWFGLESGLVFTNAHVLGMKLPGSSKPVKVTIFINPGTPQQREIPNERLEILAVDRDMDLALMRILNESDLPAPLYTRPSRDLRDLEKLVVLGYPGGRRLSAGNKSTKPPAVTVTATNVSSLRQDDNGNLYSVQVQGGIVHGNSGGPIVDMDGNVTAVAVRVDLDRQGRFTTAAYGVPTEYVTGLLAGRVADIEYGQAYRQSGKVHIPVTLNCLDPFERLRSVGIGYWVGDTSNKTRPPGTERTGMEPGDSEFQEAPFAYKFTKDKQTATGELVFPELPPGRAYWAQPFFAAATGEKNWQAGNMVKLPGPPVDREPADLIARYKIGSRRPLTLMNMNTLDEHEQGEGEEKSERLLIGTELKAFEHVEPTTGGSTMAILKIDYDSLKLRLEKGVQSKEDVLPKQLQSQLNNGIKQMHGAGHVDKKGELFQMATIMHKSLMANPLQFAILKAFSDDAMETLQAASIPLPGTRVDPLYSWKSVKTLRFHVPTVTAHPDDADSSDSQVPRPRPPRPGMPRPGNPNPNLNPGVPRPGNSNPDMVMPVQQRATKEYQYKQNMTYVYLGSRIRAGQKEAVIKVDGVITPPDAGASSLTKASGLLHGYAYVDLDTGIVLEADITKEFEIDTSKDGVSKQISAFNTYKLSRGTAQ, from the coding sequence ATGGCCATTTCCGTCACCTGCCCCGGGTGTAAGGCGGTTTACCCGGTGGCGGAGAATATGGTCGGTAAGTCCATCAAATGTAAGAAGTGCGACGACGTGATACCCGTCGTCGCCCCGGCCGCCGTCGCCCGCCCGGTCGCGGCCGCACGGGTGGCCCAGGCGGTCCCCGCGAAACCGGTGGCCGCGAAACTGGCTCCCACGGCCAAGGACGACGCCCGCCCGGCCCGGACCGCCCGGCGGCCGCGCGACGAGGACGAAGACGCGGCCGACGAAGACCGCCCGCGCGACAAAGCCAAGGGTAAGAAACCGGCCAAGAAGGGGCCGCCCATCGTCCTCATTCTCGGCGTCGCCGTTCTGTTTTTCGTAGTGGTCGGCGGTGGAATTGCGGCGTTCTTCGCGTTCGGGTCGGGCGACAAGCCGACTGAAGTGGTCGTGCTACCCGGCGACGAGAACAAAGCGTTCGCTCAGGCCATGAACCAGGCGATGGCCCAGGCCGGGCAGACCCCGGCGGGTCCGGGCGCCGCGACCCCGGCCGCGCCGGTCGCCACCCCGACCGTCGGAAAAAAGCCGGACCCCGCGGCGGCCAAGGCGGAGGTGACGCCGACGCCCGCGGCGCCGAAGCCGCCGGCATCGGCTTATAAGCCCGCCGTGCCGGTCGCGCGGCCGTCGGTCGCGAGCCTGCCGTCGAGCCCGCCCGCCACGAACCGGGACGCCCCGGAGCCGCTGGCGATGGCCAAGTGCAAGAACGCGGCCGTGTACATCGAAGTCGAAGACAACAAAGGCGGCGGCGGGTCCGGCAGCGGGTGGTTCGGGCTCGAATCCGGACTCGTCTTCACCAACGCCCACGTCCTCGGGATGAAGTTGCCGGGCAGCAGCAAGCCGGTCAAGGTGACGATCTTCATCAACCCGGGCACCCCGCAGCAGCGGGAGATCCCGAACGAGCGGCTCGAGATCCTGGCGGTCGACCGGGACATGGATCTGGCGCTGATGCGGATTCTGAACGAGTCCGACCTCCCGGCCCCGCTCTACACCCGCCCGTCTCGCGACTTGCGGGACCTGGAAAAGCTCGTCGTCCTCGGGTACCCCGGCGGGCGGCGGTTGTCGGCCGGGAACAAGAGTACCAAGCCGCCGGCCGTGACCGTGACCGCGACCAACGTGTCCAGTCTCCGGCAGGACGACAACGGCAACCTGTACTCGGTCCAGGTCCAGGGCGGGATCGTCCACGGGAACTCGGGCGGACCGATCGTGGACATGGACGGGAACGTGACGGCCGTCGCCGTCCGCGTCGACCTCGACCGCCAGGGCCGGTTCACCACGGCCGCGTACGGCGTCCCGACCGAGTACGTGACGGGCCTCCTGGCCGGTCGGGTGGCCGACATCGAGTACGGCCAGGCGTACCGGCAGAGCGGGAAAGTCCACATTCCGGTGACGCTGAACTGCCTCGACCCGTTCGAGCGGTTGCGGTCCGTCGGCATCGGTTACTGGGTCGGGGACACGTCGAACAAGACGCGGCCGCCGGGGACCGAGCGGACCGGCATGGAGCCGGGCGACAGCGAGTTCCAGGAAGCGCCCTTCGCCTACAAGTTCACCAAGGACAAGCAGACCGCGACCGGCGAGCTGGTCTTCCCGGAACTCCCCCCGGGCCGGGCGTACTGGGCGCAGCCGTTCTTCGCGGCGGCCACGGGCGAGAAGAACTGGCAGGCCGGGAATATGGTCAAGCTCCCCGGGCCGCCGGTCGACCGCGAACCGGCCGACCTGATCGCCCGGTATAAGATCGGCAGCCGCCGCCCGCTCACCCTGATGAACATGAACACCCTGGACGAACACGAGCAGGGCGAGGGGGAAGAGAAGAGCGAGCGCCTACTGATCGGGACCGAGCTGAAGGCGTTCGAACACGTCGAGCCGACGACCGGCGGGTCGACCATGGCGATCCTCAAGATCGACTACGACTCGCTCAAGCTCCGCCTCGAAAAGGGCGTGCAGAGCAAGGAAGACGTACTCCCCAAGCAGCTCCAGAGCCAGTTGAACAACGGCATCAAGCAGATGCACGGCGCGGGCCACGTCGATAAGAAGGGCGAGTTGTTCCAGATGGCGACGATCATGCACAAGTCGCTGATGGCGAACCCGCTCCAGTTCGCGATCCTCAAGGCGTTCAGCGACGACGCGATGGAGACCCTGCAAGCCGCCTCGATCCCGCTCCCCGGGACGCGGGTGGACCCGCTCTACTCGTGGAAATCCGTGAAGACCCTCCGCTTCCACGTGCCCACCGTGACCGCGCATCCGGACGACGCGGACAGCTCGGACAGCCAGGTGCCCCGGCCCCGGCCGCCCCGCCCGGGCATGCCGCGCCCGGGCAACCCCAACCCCAACCTCAACCCCGGCGTGCCACGTCCGGGCAATTCCAACCCGGACATGGTGATGCCGGTCCAGCAGCGGGCGACCAAGGAGTACCAGTACAAGCAAAACATGACCTACGTGTACCTCGGCTCGCGCATCCGGGCCGGCCAGAAGGAGGCGGTGATCAAGGTGGACGGCGTGATCACGCCGCCGGACGCCGGCGCCAGCAGTCTGACGAAGGCCAGCGGCCTCCTGCACGGCTACGCCTACGTCGACCTGGACACCGGGATCGTCCTCGAAGCCGACATCACGAAGGAGTTCGAGATCGACACGTCTAAGGACGGCGTGAGCAAGCAGATCTCCGCGTTCAACACCTACAAGTTGTCCCGCGGCACCGCCCAGTGA
- a CDS encoding secretin N-terminal domain-containing protein, giving the protein MIKRIAALATLGALLAQPTVGHAQRPNKPDATASSSTPSSLYTVRNVDPAALAEAVGAHFQGRAKISVVPGSNHLLISGSSPGTVADLGKLLGELDQRPKTIEVEVVLAEIVQKKGDGGDQAAPDLAGPAAELTAKLDALGKGASVQRFKLTTTEGLPTSVTSGGNRPYVTGTTIVAGGPFGGGAGDGPASINPDGSVTRGAGAGTAGPGNRAGAGAGGAGRGVTGGGFAGGGPAAKDGPGGPGGGGRAAGGGPGIGARVQRSISYHQSGTTIKATARAVTENAVVVDLNLNDSGLKAPESGDEYPAFDSSTLTTTLTIPPGRVVTAQTVNKDGKAGRTVTLVLVTARVVEPGAKADKTPGVR; this is encoded by the coding sequence ATGATCAAGCGCATCGCAGCCCTGGCCACCCTCGGCGCCCTGCTGGCTCAGCCGACGGTGGGCCACGCCCAGCGGCCCAACAAACCCGACGCCACCGCGTCTTCGTCCACGCCCAGCAGCCTGTACACGGTCCGGAACGTCGACCCGGCCGCCCTGGCCGAAGCCGTCGGCGCCCACTTCCAGGGCCGCGCCAAAATCTCAGTGGTCCCGGGCAGCAACCACCTGCTCATCAGTGGCAGCAGTCCGGGCACCGTCGCCGACCTGGGCAAGCTCCTCGGCGAACTCGACCAGCGGCCGAAGACGATCGAGGTCGAAGTCGTCCTGGCCGAGATCGTTCAGAAGAAGGGCGACGGCGGTGATCAGGCGGCTCCCGACCTCGCGGGGCCGGCCGCGGAATTGACGGCGAAACTGGACGCGCTGGGCAAAGGCGCGTCCGTCCAGCGGTTCAAATTGACGACCACCGAAGGCCTGCCGACCTCGGTGACCAGCGGCGGCAACAGGCCGTACGTCACCGGCACCACGATCGTGGCGGGCGGTCCCTTCGGCGGCGGGGCCGGCGACGGGCCGGCGAGTATCAATCCCGACGGCTCCGTGACGCGGGGCGCGGGTGCCGGAACGGCCGGGCCAGGGAATCGTGCGGGGGCGGGCGCCGGCGGTGCTGGCCGGGGTGTAACCGGCGGTGGCTTCGCCGGTGGCGGTCCCGCGGCGAAAGACGGCCCGGGGGGACCGGGCGGGGGTGGCCGGGCGGCGGGCGGCGGGCCCGGGATCGGCGCCCGCGTCCAGCGGTCGATTTCCTACCACCAGTCCGGAACGACGATTAAAGCGACCGCCCGTGCCGTGACGGAGAACGCCGTCGTCGTGGATTTGAATCTGAACGACTCCGGGCTCAAAGCGCCCGAAAGCGGGGACGAGTACCCGGCGTTCGACAGCTCGACCCTGACCACGACGTTGACCATCCCGCCGGGCCGGGTCGTCACCGCCCAGACCGTGAACAAGGACGGCAAAGCGGGGCGGACGGTAACACTCGTCCTCGTCACCGCCCGCGTCGTCGAACCGGGCGCCAAGGCGGACAAGACCCCCGGGGTCAGATAA
- a CDS encoding DUF1559 domain-containing protein: MRTRRAFTLIELLVVIAIIAILIGLLLPAVQKVREAAARASCQNNLKQLGLALHNYQSAQGNLPSVFPATPKPPYVGVVPAYFYSWSVLAQLSPNLEQTAIYNQMNLDEPMFTLPTLNILPDNQFAVQQTVKIFLCPSDKMTPLCGGYGVPIFGPVNYGACIGSGATSGGPPYGSPWDADGIFRAAVNGTFNEITDGLSNTAAFSESTLGDGPTMASGPIPGDPRKVYANVPPPLTPAACAGANLWNQDQQRGYLWATGEIRCASYNHFYTPNPATYDCVANLSVPGQQQYTAVGFKAARSNHTGGVNVLLADGSVRFVANGVQPATWTALATRAGGEVIADPSY; encoded by the coding sequence TTGCGCACTCGCCGCGCGTTCACGCTGATCGAGTTGCTGGTGGTGATCGCGATCATCGCGATCCTGATCGGGCTCCTCCTGCCGGCCGTGCAAAAGGTCCGCGAAGCCGCCGCCCGGGCCAGCTGCCAGAACAACCTCAAACAACTCGGCCTGGCCCTTCACAACTACCAAAGTGCGCAAGGGAACCTCCCGTCGGTGTTCCCGGCCACGCCCAAGCCGCCCTACGTCGGCGTCGTGCCCGCGTATTTCTACTCCTGGAGCGTGCTGGCCCAGCTGAGCCCGAACTTGGAACAAACGGCGATCTACAACCAGATGAATCTCGACGAGCCGATGTTTACCCTGCCGACGCTGAACATCTTGCCCGACAACCAGTTCGCGGTGCAACAGACGGTTAAAATCTTCCTCTGCCCGAGCGACAAGATGACGCCCCTCTGCGGTGGGTATGGCGTGCCCATTTTCGGGCCGGTCAACTATGGGGCGTGCATCGGCTCCGGCGCCACGTCGGGCGGCCCGCCCTACGGCTCGCCGTGGGACGCCGACGGGATCTTCCGCGCGGCGGTCAACGGCACCTTCAACGAGATCACCGACGGCCTCTCGAACACGGCCGCGTTTTCCGAGAGTACGCTGGGCGACGGCCCCACGATGGCGTCCGGCCCGATCCCCGGCGACCCGCGGAAGGTGTACGCGAATGTCCCCCCGCCGCTCACGCCGGCCGCTTGCGCCGGAGCGAATCTGTGGAACCAGGATCAGCAGCGCGGCTACTTGTGGGCGACCGGCGAGATCCGCTGCGCCAGCTACAACCACTTCTACACACCCAACCCCGCGACCTACGACTGCGTGGCCAACCTGTCGGTCCCCGGCCAGCAGCAGTACACCGCGGTCGGGTTCAAGGCAGCCCGGAGCAACCACACCGGCGGGGTCAACGTCCTCCTCGCCGACGGGTCGGTCCGGTTCGTCGCGAACGGCGTCCAGCCGGCCACGTGGACGGCCCTGGCCACCCGCGCCGGCGGCGAAGTGATCGCCGACCCGAGTTACTGA
- a CDS encoding beta strand repeat-containing protein, with amino-acid sequence MLGRKFTSLASFVSRATRKRVRQIVRRPLGIEALESRLVPTAYTWSQTAAGTFAWNDAANWGGAGFPNAAGDVANVTSALAGNETINLTVPITVGSLTVGSSAAAGAFTIAAGGGTLTFQDPSGAASLTESADGGDTINAPITVASNLTVNTIAAAPLTVIGGIANGTNSLTVAGTGTLVYNGTASGSGPVTVNAGAELAGTGSVAQAAAPLIATSYFDSAVYEFDSSTGAIKATLVAPYTSSLLSGPSGATIGPDGNLYISSQSNNAILEYNFSTQALTTFIPSTTLQPIATANTDTNFAPAGLRFDSTGNLYVSLNGGQSASSGGAVVRFSTAMVGGELTYGGTATTIATGLIQPTGLAFGTAAGDTNNLYVSSTAIVMVGGSPTGEGEVSKITNAPAVATASTPTVFVQPGSGGLNSAAGLAWGPGGLLYVVDLGATSFQGNVLAYNPDGSFDKILTPTGTGQAGNLLNQFPSDIAFDTAGHFLTANLGPSYPPALAGSINQYNDDGTFDQAIVQSSQFPSTGTSGQSGVSPSQLALLSAPSLTVNGTLTPGGATTPGALAAGDVNFAATGTFAVTIKGTTAGTGYSQLTSTGTVNLNGAALTGTVSGTVTPGSQYDIISSKNAVVGTFNGAAEGSTMTLDGQPFSITYVGGTSDHDVVLTALSAPAITSANAATFFTGGPNTFTVTATGSPASTFTETGALPAGVTLSSAGVLSGTPTATGAFPITITASNGVGTPATQSFTLTVNAGVAPAITSTNTATFQTGTVGVFTVTATGSPTPTFTETGALPAGVTLSSAGVLSGNTTTAGTFPITITASNGVTPDATQTFTLTVGTAPTITSADAATFATGTTNTFTATATGSPTPTFTETGTLPAGVTFSNGVLSGTPTAAGTFPITITATNGIGTDATQSFTLTVGTAPTITSADNTGFGTGTAGTFTVTATGTPAPTFTETGALPAGVTFTSAGVLSGTPTAAGTFPITITATNGIGTDATQSFTLTVGTPPAITSASSTTFATGTAGTFTVTATGTPAPTFTETGALPAGVTFTSAGVLSGTPTVAGSFPITVTATNGAGPDATQSFTLTVGTAPTITSANAVSFTFGATSAFSVTATGSPTPTITETGTLPGGVTFSNGVLSGTPTATGSFPITLSASNGIGTPATQTFTLTVNGNGLETNLVVSGLTDGTATLYQTNASGQYASSTVLNPFADLGVVVRTATADVNGDGIPDTIFVTGPGTPVRFAIVSGADNHTLLVGPTAPFGGSEDFTGGAFVAAGDIEDDGRADFVFTPDEGGGARVTVFALTPTGLSTRADFFGIADPNFRGGARVAVGDVNGDGTPDIVVAAGFGGGPRVAIFDGKSITSGTPTRLVPDFFAFPGADATNLRNGVYVAAGDVNGDGSADLIFGGGDGGAPHVLVLDGRTLVTDGVTQAETDPLANFFVNSDTTSRGGIRVAAKATVGSEDASVVVGSGAGLTSQVRVYPGSTLTPSGEPPVSQTLDPFGETLADGVYVG; translated from the coding sequence ATGCTCGGACGAAAGTTCACCTCTCTCGCCTCATTCGTATCTCGCGCTACCCGCAAGCGGGTTCGCCAGATCGTTCGGCGGCCGCTCGGGATCGAAGCCCTCGAATCCCGCCTGGTCCCCACGGCGTACACGTGGTCTCAAACCGCCGCAGGGACGTTCGCCTGGAATGATGCCGCGAACTGGGGCGGGGCCGGGTTCCCGAACGCCGCGGGCGACGTCGCGAACGTCACCTCCGCGCTGGCCGGCAACGAAACGATCAACTTGACCGTGCCCATCACCGTCGGCAGTTTGACCGTCGGCTCGTCCGCGGCGGCCGGCGCCTTCACGATCGCGGCCGGCGGCGGCACGCTGACCTTCCAGGACCCCTCCGGGGCGGCCTCGCTCACCGAATCGGCCGACGGCGGCGACACGATCAACGCCCCCATTACCGTCGCCAGCAACCTGACGGTGAACACGATCGCGGCGGCCCCCCTCACGGTCATCGGCGGGATCGCCAACGGGACGAATTCGCTGACCGTGGCGGGGACGGGAACGCTCGTTTACAACGGGACGGCGTCCGGCTCCGGGCCGGTGACGGTTAACGCGGGCGCCGAGCTGGCGGGCACCGGGTCCGTCGCCCAGGCGGCCGCGCCGTTGATCGCCACGTCGTACTTCGACAGCGCGGTCTACGAGTTCGATTCCAGCACCGGGGCGATCAAGGCCACCCTGGTGGCGCCGTACACGTCCTCCCTGCTGTCCGGCCCGTCGGGCGCGACGATCGGGCCGGACGGGAACCTGTACATCAGCAGCCAAAGCAACAACGCCATTCTCGAATACAATTTCAGCACCCAGGCACTCACCACCTTCATTCCGTCGACGACCCTGCAGCCGATCGCGACCGCGAACACCGACACCAACTTCGCTCCGGCCGGCCTGCGGTTCGACTCGACTGGCAACCTGTACGTCAGCCTGAACGGCGGCCAGTCGGCTTCGTCCGGCGGGGCGGTGGTCCGCTTCAGCACCGCCATGGTCGGCGGCGAATTGACCTACGGCGGGACGGCCACGACCATCGCCACGGGCCTGATCCAACCGACCGGCCTGGCGTTCGGCACGGCCGCCGGCGACACCAACAACCTGTACGTGAGCAGCACCGCGATCGTCATGGTCGGCGGCTCGCCGACGGGCGAAGGGGAGGTGTCCAAGATCACCAACGCTCCGGCGGTGGCGACCGCGTCCACGCCCACCGTGTTCGTTCAGCCGGGGAGCGGCGGGTTGAACTCGGCCGCGGGGCTCGCCTGGGGGCCGGGCGGCCTGCTCTACGTGGTCGACCTGGGGGCGACCTCGTTCCAGGGCAACGTCCTGGCGTACAACCCGGACGGCTCGTTCGACAAGATCCTGACGCCGACCGGGACGGGCCAGGCCGGAAACCTCTTGAACCAGTTCCCGTCGGACATCGCGTTCGACACCGCGGGGCACTTCCTGACGGCGAACCTGGGGCCGAGCTACCCGCCCGCACTGGCCGGATCGATCAACCAGTACAACGACGACGGCACCTTCGACCAAGCCATCGTGCAGAGCAGCCAGTTCCCCAGCACGGGGACGAGCGGCCAGTCCGGCGTCTCGCCGTCCCAACTGGCGCTGCTCTCCGCCCCCTCCCTCACCGTCAACGGCACGCTCACCCCGGGCGGGGCCACGACCCCCGGCGCCCTGGCCGCGGGCGACGTGAACTTCGCCGCCACGGGCACGTTCGCCGTGACGATCAAGGGGACCACGGCCGGGACCGGGTACAGCCAACTCACCTCGACGGGAACAGTCAACCTGAACGGCGCCGCCCTGACGGGCACCGTCTCGGGTACGGTGACGCCGGGCAGCCAGTACGACATCATTTCTTCGAAGAACGCGGTCGTCGGGACGTTCAACGGCGCCGCCGAGGGAAGCACGATGACGCTGGACGGCCAGCCCTTCTCGATCACTTACGTCGGCGGAACGTCCGACCACGACGTCGTGCTGACCGCCCTCTCCGCGCCGGCGATCACGAGCGCGAACGCCGCCACCTTCTTCACCGGCGGCCCCAACACCTTCACAGTGACGGCGACCGGGAGCCCCGCCTCGACGTTCACCGAGACCGGGGCCCTCCCGGCCGGCGTCACGCTGTCATCCGCGGGCGTCCTGAGCGGCACCCCGACGGCGACCGGGGCGTTCCCGATCACCATTACCGCCAGCAATGGCGTCGGGACGCCCGCCACGCAGTCGTTTACCCTGACGGTCAATGCGGGCGTGGCGCCGGCGATCACGAGTACGAACACCGCCACCTTCCAGACCGGCACGGTCGGCGTGTTCACGGTCACGGCGACCGGGAGCCCGACCCCGACGTTCACCGAAACCGGGGCTCTTCCCGCGGGCGTCACGCTCTCCTCGGCGGGCGTACTCAGCGGCAACACCACGACGGCGGGAACGTTCCCGATCACCATCACCGCCTCCAACGGCGTCACCCCCGACGCCACCCAGACGTTCACCCTGACCGTCGGCACCGCCCCGACCATCACCAGCGCGGACGCCGCCACGTTCGCGACCGGCACGACCAACACCTTCACGGCGACGGCGACCGGCAGCCCGACCCCGACGTTCACCGAGACCGGAACCCTCCCGGCCGGCGTCACCTTCTCGAACGGTGTCTTGAGCGGGACGCCGACGGCGGCCGGGACGTTCCCGATCACCATCACCGCCACCAACGGCATCGGGACGGACGCGACCCAGTCGTTCACCCTGACCGTCGGCACCGCCCCGACGATTACCAGCGCTGACAACACCGGGTTCGGCACCGGGACGGCCGGCACCTTCACGGTGACGGCGACCGGCACCCCGGCCCCGACGTTCACCGAGACCGGGGCTCTGCCCGCGGGCGTCACCTTCACGTCGGCCGGCGTCCTGAGTGGCACGCCGACGGCGGCCGGGACGTTCCCGATCACCATCACCGCCACCAACGGCATCGGGACGGACGCGACGCAGTCGTTCACTCTGACCGTCGGGACTCCGCCGGCCATCACCAGCGCGAGCAGCACCACCTTCGCGACCGGGACGGCCGGCACCTTTACGGTGACGGCGACCGGCACCCCGGCCCCGACGTTCACCGAGACCGGGGCTCTTCCCGCGGGCGTCACCTTCACGTCGGCCGGCGTCCTGAGTGGGACGCCGACTGTTGCCGGGTCGTTCCCGATCACCGTCACCGCCACCAACGGCGCCGGGCCGGACGCGACGCAGTCGTTCACCCTGACCGTCGGGACCGCCCCGACGATTACCAGCGCGAACGCCGTCTCGTTCACGTTCGGCGCGACCAGCGCGTTCTCGGTGACGGCGACCGGCAGCCCGACCCCGACGATTACCGAGACCGGCACCCTGCCGGGCGGCGTTACCTTTTCCAACGGCGTCCTGAGCGGGACGCCGACGGCGACCGGGTCGTTCCCGATCACCCTCTCCGCCAGCAACGGCATCGGGACGCCCGCCACGCAGACGTTTACCCTGACGGTGAACGGCAACGGCCTCGAGACCAATCTGGTCGTCAGCGGGCTGACCGACGGTACGGCCACCCTGTACCAGACGAACGCGAGCGGGCAGTACGCGTCGTCGACGGTCCTCAACCCGTTCGCGGACCTCGGGGTGGTGGTCCGGACGGCGACCGCGGACGTGAACGGGGACGGCATCCCGGACACGATCTTCGTCACCGGCCCCGGCACCCCGGTCCGCTTCGCGATCGTCTCGGGCGCGGACAACCACACCCTCCTGGTCGGGCCGACAGCCCCGTTCGGCGGCAGCGAGGACTTCACCGGCGGCGCGTTCGTGGCCGCCGGGGATATTGAGGACGACGGCCGGGCCGACTTCGTCTTCACGCCCGACGAAGGGGGCGGAGCCCGGGTGACTGTCTTCGCCCTGACCCCGACCGGCCTGTCTACCCGCGCGGACTTCTTCGGGATCGCCGACCCGAACTTCCGCGGCGGGGCGCGGGTCGCGGTGGGGGACGTGAACGGGGACGGGACGCCGGACATCGTGGTGGCCGCCGGGTTCGGCGGCGGCCCGCGGGTCGCGATCTTCGACGGGAAGAGCATCACGAGCGGCACGCCGACCCGCCTGGTGCCCGACTTCTTCGCGTTCCCGGGGGCGGACGCCACGAACCTGCGGAACGGCGTCTACGTGGCCGCCGGCGACGTCAACGGCGACGGCAGCGCGGACCTGATCTTCGGCGGCGGCGACGGCGGCGCCCCGCACGTCCTGGTGCTCGACGGCAGGACGCTCGTCACGGACGGCGTGACGCAAGCCGAGACGGACCCGCTGGCCAACTTCTTCGTCAACAGCGACACGACGAGCCGCGGCGGCATCCGGGTGGCGGCCAAGGCGACCGTCGGGAGCGAGGACGCGAGTGTGGTCGTCGGGAGCGGGGCCGGTTTGACCAGCCAGGTTCGCGTTTACCCCGGGTCGACGCTGACCCCGAGCGGCGAGCCGCCGGTGTCCCAAACCCTCGACCCGTTCGGCGAAACCCTCGCCGACGGCGTGTACGTCGGGTAG